The Desmospora profundinema genome includes a region encoding these proteins:
- a CDS encoding glycerophosphodiester phosphodiesterase: MRFSLKALLSVVTAAGLWTLLPGGTFVFAGNEKEPQVLNVAHRGASAYAPEHTIPSYKLGDRMKGDYIEIDLQMTKDGHLIAMHDETLDRTTNGTGQVKDHTLAQIKELDAGSWFNETYPQYAKKKYAGLKVPTLDEVLAHFGSDKKYYIETKAPEVYPSMEEELLRILDKHGLTTKEKLENKNVLVQSFSQASLLKMYHLNPDVPLVQLFWYDTPGSITDGELEAVKRYAIGVGPNFQRIDREYVQQVRKHGLEIHPYTVNEKADMEKLIEWGVTGMFTNHPDRLHEVLRGKK; the protein is encoded by the coding sequence ATGCGATTTTCCCTGAAGGCACTCTTATCTGTTGTCACCGCCGCCGGTCTGTGGACCCTCCTTCCAGGTGGCACTTTTGTTTTTGCTGGTAATGAAAAGGAGCCTCAGGTGCTCAATGTTGCCCATCGCGGTGCTTCTGCCTATGCTCCGGAACACACGATTCCCTCCTATAAGCTAGGGGACCGGATGAAGGGCGATTATATCGAGATCGATCTGCAGATGACCAAAGATGGTCACCTCATCGCCATGCACGATGAAACCCTGGATCGGACCACCAACGGGACCGGGCAGGTAAAGGATCATACTCTGGCCCAGATTAAAGAGCTAGACGCCGGCTCCTGGTTCAACGAAACATACCCGCAATATGCCAAGAAGAAATACGCGGGGTTGAAAGTTCCTACCCTGGATGAAGTGCTGGCGCATTTCGGCAGCGATAAAAAATACTACATTGAGACCAAAGCACCTGAAGTTTATCCCAGCATGGAAGAAGAGTTGCTCCGTATTCTAGATAAACACGGCCTTACCACCAAAGAGAAACTGGAGAACAAAAATGTGCTGGTCCAATCCTTCAGCCAAGCCAGCTTATTGAAGATGTATCACCTAAACCCGGACGTTCCCCTGGTACAGCTCTTTTGGTACGATACACCGGGAAGCATCACGGACGGGGAACTGGAAGCGGTGAAGCGATATGCGATCGGTGTCGGTCCCAACTTCCAAAGGATCGACCGGGAATATGTGCAACAAGTGCGGAAGCACGGGCTGGAGATCCATCCCTACACCGTTAACGAAAAGGCGGATATGGAAAAGTTGATTGAGTGGGGTGTGACCGGCATGTTTACCAACCATCCCGACCGGTTACACGAGGTCTTAAGAGGAAAAAAATGA
- a CDS encoding MBL fold metallo-hydrolase yields the protein MLPHCSDQIGKPITRIVLTHVHHDHIGALDALKQAILDVSVHISSREARLLVPYMTWRRKGL from the coding sequence GTGTTGCCTCATTGCTCCGATCAAATCGGAAAGCCGATTACCAGGATCGTTTTGACCCATGTACACCACGATCATATCGGTGCACTCGACGCCCTCAAACAAGCTATTCTCGATGTGTCTGTTCATATTTCCAGCCGGGAAGCTCGGTTGTTGGTGCCATACATGACATGGAGAAGAAAAGGGTTATAA
- a CDS encoding bifunctional 3-deoxy-7-phosphoheptulonate synthase/chorismate mutase: MNHTLESLRKELDRINFQLLNLIAQRGSIVKEIGEIKKKQSVNKFDPIRERKMLDQIIEHNKGPFSDDTVRHLFKQIFKASLELQQEEHHKTLLVSRKRRPLDTVVRIGDEEIGGNNDPIVIAGPCSVESEEQVRKVAQVLKQQGLIFLRGGAYKPRTSPYDFQGLGEQGLEILRKVADEFHLKVVSEIVNPANLNSSVEYVDVIQIGARNMQNFELLKAAGSVQIPVLLKRGLSATIEEFLFAAEYIVSRGNNQVILCERGIRTYEKWTRNTLDISAVPILKKESHLPVIVDISHSTGRRDILDAIAKAALAAGADGLMVETHPDPAVALSDANQQINLTTFRELMKEIDRYNRLNTVKSDG, encoded by the coding sequence ATGAATCATACATTAGAGTCCTTACGAAAAGAATTAGATCGTATCAATTTTCAGCTGCTAAATTTAATCGCTCAGCGAGGATCGATCGTAAAAGAAATTGGTGAAATCAAGAAAAAGCAGAGCGTCAATAAATTTGATCCCATACGGGAACGAAAGATGCTTGATCAAATCATTGAGCATAACAAGGGTCCGTTTAGTGATGATACAGTCCGACATTTATTCAAGCAGATCTTTAAAGCTTCCCTAGAACTACAGCAAGAAGAGCATCATAAAACGCTTCTAGTGAGTCGTAAGCGTCGCCCGCTGGATACAGTGGTTAGGATAGGGGATGAAGAGATCGGTGGAAACAACGATCCAATCGTTATTGCAGGCCCCTGTTCTGTCGAATCTGAAGAACAAGTTCGGAAAGTGGCTCAAGTTTTAAAACAACAGGGACTTATCTTTTTACGAGGTGGAGCATACAAACCCCGGACTTCACCATATGATTTTCAAGGACTTGGAGAACAGGGGCTGGAAATTTTACGTAAGGTTGCTGACGAGTTTCATTTAAAAGTGGTAAGTGAAATCGTAAATCCAGCGAATCTAAACTCATCCGTAGAATATGTAGACGTCATCCAAATCGGGGCCCGTAATATGCAAAATTTTGAGCTTTTAAAGGCTGCTGGATCCGTTCAAATCCCGGTTTTGCTTAAGCGAGGACTATCGGCGACCATTGAAGAGTTTCTATTTGCCGCTGAGTATATTGTTTCTCGGGGAAATAACCAAGTGATCCTATGTGAACGGGGGATCCGAACCTATGAAAAATGGACACGTAATACGTTGGATATTTCCGCTGTTCCGATTTTGAAAAAGGAAAGTCATCTGCCTGTTATCGTGGATATTAGCCACTCTACAGGTCGACGAGACATTTTGGATGCCATTGCCAAAGCTGCACTCGCAGCAGGTGCCGACGGACTTATGGTAGAAACACATCCAGATCCTGCTGTTGCCCTTTCGGATGCCAATCAGCAAATTAATCTAACGACATTTAGAGAATTGATGAAAGAAATTGATAGATATAACAGGCTTAACACTGTTAAAAGTGATGGATAA
- a CDS encoding spore germination protein: MGSINKIFNVKLQNVSSAGSVNMGDAINIRSNDNSKSLGGSSPIGDFVRNIDAEGNLSIDPDIVDQL, from the coding sequence ATGGGGTCTATAAACAAAATTTTTAATGTTAAATTACAAAATGTTTCTAGTGCAGGGAGTGTTAACATGGGTGATGCCATTAATATTCGTTCGAACGATAATTCTAAAAGTTTAGGAGGATCCTCTCCCATTGGTGATTTTGTTCGAAACATTGATGCCGAAGGTAATCTGTCTATCGATCCCGATATAGTGGATCAATTGTAG
- a CDS encoding spore germination protein gives MAVNIISILKIMSVSGPSSINFGRVVNIGAKSNDKSIGGSSIVGDFGKNIDLEKNKSIDPNKADHARTTARSFK, from the coding sequence ATGGCAGTAAACATTATTTCCATATTGAAAATTATGAGTGTGTCAGGTCCATCTTCCATTAATTTTGGTCGTGTTGTAAACATCGGTGCGAAAAGTAACGACAAATCAATAGGAGGATCGTCCATTGTTGGTGATTTCGGAAAAAACATCGATTTAGAAAAAAATAAAAGCATTGATCCAAATAAAGCGGACCATGCGCGTACCACTGCACGTTCCTTCAAATAA
- a CDS encoding TlpA family protein disulfide reductase: MIRLRNWKKAKFLVMISILTLIGAACSGVQTESPSVENGPKRDSTPVTFHLEGVRNQTLDSSTVDKPMFLSFWATWCPYCREEMPVIESLYDEYEGKVEFAAVNLTHQDSVSSVEDYVKEHDLRLPVYFDKDGAVTELFQVISTPTVVLLDPQGNEVYRKIGAGGKENEKEFRQQLDEVLADKQPQKGG; the protein is encoded by the coding sequence ATGATCCGTTTACGAAACTGGAAGAAAGCAAAGTTTTTGGTCATGATATCGATATTGACCCTTATAGGAGCCGCATGTTCCGGTGTTCAGACAGAATCTCCGTCCGTTGAAAACGGACCAAAACGCGATTCCACTCCTGTTACGTTTCATTTGGAAGGAGTAAGGAATCAAACATTAGACAGCTCCACAGTGGATAAACCGATGTTTTTGAGTTTTTGGGCGACCTGGTGTCCCTATTGCCGGGAAGAAATGCCGGTCATTGAATCGTTATACGATGAATATGAAGGAAAGGTTGAATTTGCCGCCGTCAATCTGACGCATCAAGATTCTGTAAGCAGTGTGGAAGATTACGTCAAAGAACATGATCTCCGTTTACCGGTCTACTTCGATAAGGACGGCGCAGTGACCGAGTTGTTCCAGGTGATCAGTACTCCGACCGTTGTATTGCTTGATCCACAAGGCAATGAAGTTTATCGAAAGATAGGAGCCGGCGGAAAAGAGAATGAAAAAGAATTTAGACAACAACTAGATGAGGTGCTAGCCGACAAACAGCCACAGAAAGGGGGATAA
- a CDS encoding cytochrome c biogenesis CcdA family protein gives MTVQMGLAFLAGLLSFLSPCTLPLYPAYLSRLTGLSFTEIRDQHKMGKVRLRILSHTAVFVLGISLIYVMLGFSATLVGGWFVEYRSWIRIGSGILFIIMGFMLMGLFQLKGLLQDRRWMSTDGRTISYTGSFLFGLGFAAGWTPCIGPMLSSIIGLAAVEPANGLLYMMIYVLGFSLPFFLFSFFFPAFKRFHAYSSTMMKAGGVIIIGVGILLITDQLAVLSVYLNDLVGFTGYL, from the coding sequence ATGACAGTGCAAATGGGACTGGCGTTTCTCGCGGGCTTGTTATCCTTTTTATCCCCTTGCACCTTGCCGCTTTATCCGGCATACCTTTCAAGGCTGACCGGATTGTCTTTTACGGAGATCCGGGATCAGCACAAAATGGGTAAAGTCCGCTTGCGGATCCTCTCTCATACGGCTGTGTTTGTACTCGGTATCTCCCTCATCTATGTCATGCTTGGGTTTTCCGCGACATTAGTCGGCGGATGGTTTGTGGAGTACCGTTCATGGATTCGCATCGGCAGCGGAATCCTGTTTATCATCATGGGGTTTATGTTAATGGGGCTTTTCCAATTGAAGGGGTTGTTGCAGGATCGAAGATGGATGAGTACGGATGGGAGGACCATCAGCTATACGGGTTCTTTCCTCTTTGGACTCGGGTTTGCGGCCGGTTGGACGCCGTGCATCGGACCGATGCTCAGTTCCATTATCGGGTTGGCCGCTGTAGAACCGGCCAATGGACTGTTGTACATGATGATCTATGTACTGGGCTTTTCTCTCCCGTTCTTTCTGTTTTCCTTCTTTTTCCCGGCATTCAAACGGTTTCATGCTTATTCCTCTACAATGATGAAAGCGGGAGGCGTCATCATCATCGGGGTAGGGATTCTACTGATTACGGATCAGCTCGCCGTGTTGTCCGTTTATTTGAATGATCTCGTCGGTTTTACGGGCTATTTATAA
- the trxA gene encoding thioredoxin has translation MSVKVLTQANFEDQIAKGVTLVDFWAPWCRPCKIQLSIMKELSEKWEGKAALAKVNVEQEPELSSRYGIMSIPTLLLIKDGEIVDTMVGLHSKEVLEQKLSAV, from the coding sequence ATGTCTGTCAAGGTATTGACCCAAGCGAATTTTGAGGATCAGATTGCAAAGGGAGTAACGCTGGTCGATTTTTGGGCGCCATGGTGCCGTCCGTGCAAAATTCAACTGTCGATTATGAAAGAACTGTCAGAGAAGTGGGAGGGAAAAGCCGCTCTTGCGAAAGTCAATGTGGAACAAGAGCCAGAACTATCCTCCCGTTACGGAATTATGAGCATTCCGACCCTGTTGCTTATAAAAGACGGGGAGATTGTGGATACGATGGTCGGCCTTCATAGCAAGGAAGTGCTTGAACAAAAATTATCTGCTGTTTAA
- a CDS encoding DsrE family protein, whose product MKKFVILVLADVTEGAKALHGLLYAQELHEAGHRVQVIFDGAGTAWIQRFEDPENKYNPLYRAVKNLGVIAGACEYCAGAFGVSDSVQQSGVQKLGEVQGHPSLAKLVAEDYQIITL is encoded by the coding sequence ATGAAAAAATTTGTGATTTTGGTACTTGCCGATGTGACGGAAGGTGCAAAAGCCTTGCACGGTCTGTTGTACGCACAAGAACTACATGAAGCGGGACATCGAGTTCAGGTGATCTTTGACGGTGCAGGTACCGCTTGGATCCAACGCTTTGAGGACCCTGAAAATAAATATAACCCGCTATATAGAGCCGTCAAGAATCTGGGTGTCATCGCAGGTGCCTGTGAGTATTGCGCAGGGGCGTTTGGTGTTTCCGATTCGGTTCAGCAATCAGGAGTTCAGAAATTAGGAGAAGTGCAAGGGCACCCCAGTCTTGCAAAACTCGTTGCGGAAGATTATCAGATTATCACCCTGTAA
- the shc gene encoding squalene--hopene cyclase yields the protein MVTLNQMDGVKEEIRRLTKFLISRQQPDGRWRFCFESGPMTDSYMILLYRLFGKKTNAIHHLAQRIRSLGGDDGVWKLYADEKNGNLSATVESVISLLYAGAVKPNHPIVRRAREYVMSRGGIKQAGSLTKVMLSLIGLYDWSNHQEVPAEILLLPWWLPLSFFDFVGFTRVHVAPILLASDRRFSKRLPGPHVNFSDWMGKDASLSHLLRKSEQLQYEVEVLLSRMPKKTGLLKAGALQRGERFILKRIEPDGTLYSYFSSTFLMVFGLMALGYSKRHPIFIRAIKGLERFLFPVKQGWHLQETTSTVWDTSLITFALQEAGLPPDHAAVRKGIYYLLRRQHTRYGDWALRNPGVLPGGWGFSDINTLNPDLDDTSASLRAIAPVFRRNPSTFERSWNRGVDWLLSMQNRDGGWSAFEKNTDKSWPRRLLPFEDAHTVWTDPSTNDLTGRTLEFVGKELGWKWDHPVVQKAAQFLERSQEANGSWFGRWGISYIYGTWAALTGLASAGYPRSHPTVEKGIRWLKSIQNKDGGWGESCRSDILRTYIPLRGSTPSQTAWALDALIAWHQKPTPEIDAGIRCLLDMAQKNGWFMRYPTGGGLSGEFYIHYHSYRYIWPLITLSHYRKKYEELK from the coding sequence ATGGTGACACTGAATCAGATGGATGGAGTGAAGGAGGAAATTCGGCGTCTAACTAAATTTCTGATTTCCCGCCAGCAACCGGACGGTCGATGGCGTTTTTGTTTTGAAAGTGGCCCCATGACCGATTCCTATATGATTCTGCTGTATCGGTTGTTTGGGAAGAAAACAAATGCAATTCATCACTTAGCACAGCGGATCCGGTCTCTAGGCGGGGACGACGGGGTCTGGAAATTGTACGCAGATGAAAAAAACGGAAACCTTTCTGCCACGGTGGAATCCGTCATCAGTCTTCTGTATGCTGGGGCGGTGAAACCCAATCATCCGATCGTACGAAGAGCCCGAGAATACGTCATGTCCCGCGGAGGGATTAAACAGGCTGGTTCTCTGACGAAAGTCATGTTAAGTTTGATCGGTCTATACGATTGGTCCAACCATCAGGAAGTTCCTGCAGAAATCCTTCTCCTTCCATGGTGGCTCCCCCTTAGTTTTTTCGATTTTGTCGGTTTTACCCGTGTACACGTCGCTCCGATCTTATTGGCTTCCGACAGACGTTTCTCCAAGCGACTGCCGGGGCCGCACGTGAATTTTTCCGATTGGATGGGAAAAGACGCGTCTTTATCTCACCTTCTCCGAAAAAGCGAGCAGTTGCAATACGAAGTAGAAGTTTTACTTTCCCGGATGCCCAAAAAAACTGGCCTGCTTAAGGCTGGCGCTTTACAGAGGGGAGAACGGTTTATACTGAAACGGATCGAGCCGGACGGGACGTTGTACAGCTATTTCAGCAGTACCTTTTTAATGGTGTTCGGTTTGATGGCCTTGGGCTACTCGAAACGCCACCCGATCTTTATCCGGGCCATAAAGGGGTTGGAACGTTTCCTTTTTCCAGTGAAACAGGGATGGCATTTGCAAGAGACCACCTCAACCGTCTGGGATACGTCTCTCATTACCTTTGCCTTACAGGAGGCGGGCTTGCCACCGGATCATGCTGCTGTTCGCAAGGGGATTTACTACCTTCTCCGCCGCCAACACACCCGATACGGTGATTGGGCTTTGCGGAATCCTGGTGTGTTGCCCGGGGGGTGGGGATTCTCCGATATTAACACCCTTAATCCGGACCTGGACGATACCTCTGCCAGCTTAAGGGCCATCGCCCCGGTATTCCGGAGGAATCCTTCCACTTTTGAGCGGAGCTGGAATCGGGGAGTTGACTGGCTGCTGTCCATGCAAAATCGGGACGGCGGGTGGTCCGCCTTTGAAAAAAACACAGACAAGTCCTGGCCGCGCCGTCTGCTTCCCTTTGAGGATGCTCACACCGTTTGGACGGATCCGTCCACCAATGATTTGACGGGCCGCACGTTAGAATTCGTCGGGAAAGAGCTGGGGTGGAAATGGGATCATCCTGTCGTTCAGAAGGCAGCTCAATTTTTGGAGAGGAGCCAGGAAGCAAATGGCTCCTGGTTTGGTCGTTGGGGAATTTCCTATATATACGGAACATGGGCAGCATTAACTGGATTAGCTTCTGCTGGGTATCCCCGTTCCCACCCAACGGTCGAAAAGGGGATTCGGTGGCTCAAATCCATACAGAACAAAGACGGCGGGTGGGGTGAATCTTGCCGTAGCGATATCTTGCGAACATACATTCCCCTAAGGGGGAGCACTCCCTCTCAGACGGCTTGGGCCTTGGATGCCTTAATTGCCTGGCATCAAAAACCGACACCAGAGATCGATGCGGGGATCCGTTGCCTTCTCGACATGGCGCAGAAAAACGGTTGGTTTATGCGGTATCCTACCGGCGGGGGTCTTTCCGGAGAATTTTACATCCATTATCATAGCTATCGGTATATCTGGCCTCTAATTACGTTGTCCCATTACCGGAAAAAGTACGAGGAGCTCAAATAA
- a CDS encoding Crp/Fnr family transcriptional regulator: protein MDKLWYLSQINIMDELPETDLEEIARLAPMNRTPKGTLLLTPDTPPQGLYLLKKGKVRLYKLNREGKEFTLGILGDGNIFGEVEAFATGTRNIYAEALEDTLICLLSKSDFEGLMQERPQLALKMIRVLSERLSEAEEMLESLAYGSVQKRLLYLLSKLGQNFGEPHGDYIRLNISLSHQDLAAMIGATRETVSATIAEMVRKGLIKKSRFRKIISIHPEKVQKAMDMQP, encoded by the coding sequence ATGGATAAACTATGGTATCTTTCACAGATTAACATCATGGATGAACTGCCGGAGACGGACTTGGAAGAGATTGCCCGGTTGGCGCCGATGAACCGGACGCCCAAGGGGACTCTCCTCCTCACGCCTGACACGCCCCCGCAAGGGCTTTACTTGTTGAAAAAGGGAAAAGTCCGCCTGTACAAATTGAACCGAGAAGGCAAGGAGTTCACCCTGGGGATTCTCGGGGACGGCAATATCTTCGGGGAAGTGGAGGCCTTTGCGACAGGCACCCGAAACATCTACGCCGAGGCTTTGGAAGACACCCTCATCTGTCTGTTGAGCAAATCGGATTTTGAAGGCTTAATGCAAGAGCGTCCGCAACTGGCTTTGAAAATGATCCGTGTTCTGTCGGAACGGTTGAGCGAAGCGGAAGAGATGTTAGAGAGTCTGGCCTATGGAAGTGTACAGAAACGGTTGCTGTATTTGTTGTCCAAGCTGGGACAAAATTTTGGTGAGCCTCATGGAGATTATATCCGCTTGAATATTTCCCTTTCCCACCAGGACCTGGCCGCAATGATTGGTGCAACCAGGGAGACCGTTAGTGCCACGATCGCCGAGATGGTCCGTAAGGGGTTGATCAAAAAATCACGATTCCGGAAAATCATTAGTATTCATCCCGAAAAGGTGCAAAAAGCAATGGACATGCAACCGTGA
- a CDS encoding SHOCT domain-containing protein, which produces MGKKENTSLRILEERFARGEIDADEYQQRKEILEKK; this is translated from the coding sequence TTGGGGAAAAAGGAGAATACGTCTCTCCGGATTCTCGAGGAACGGTTTGCTCGAGGTGAAATCGATGCCGACGAGTATCAACAAAGAAAGGAGATATTAGAGAAAAAATAA
- a CDS encoding class I SAM-dependent methyltransferase codes for MGKWFATFYDMWMGPLERKAFGRIRKKLLVKARGKVLEIGSGTGLNFPHYRHAVTVTAVEPDPTMVRLSEQRAKNTPVPIQIITAGAEDLPFPDDSFDTVVGTLVLCTIPDPDKALREIRRVCRPGGRILFFEHVRVTHPILGRIQDWLTPVWKRFCDGCHLNRHTLEQIERSGLHVIRVERYFQDIFLVIEAASQKKGPYNGRTSYEAKGSVE; via the coding sequence ATGGGCAAATGGTTTGCAACTTTTTACGATATGTGGATGGGTCCGTTGGAACGAAAAGCATTTGGTCGGATTCGGAAAAAGCTGCTCGTAAAAGCCCGGGGAAAGGTGTTGGAGATCGGTTCAGGGACGGGGTTGAACTTTCCTCATTACCGACACGCCGTAACGGTTACCGCCGTCGAGCCGGACCCGACGATGGTGAGGCTGTCTGAACAACGGGCAAAAAACACCCCCGTTCCGATCCAAATCATCACAGCCGGCGCCGAGGACCTTCCCTTTCCGGACGACTCCTTCGACACGGTCGTGGGAACCCTGGTTCTGTGTACGATCCCTGATCCGGACAAGGCCTTGCGAGAGATTCGGCGGGTTTGTCGGCCGGGTGGACGGATTCTTTTTTTTGAACATGTCCGGGTGACCCACCCGATTCTCGGACGGATTCAAGATTGGCTGACTCCCGTGTGGAAACGATTCTGTGATGGATGCCATTTAAATCGTCATACCCTTGAACAGATCGAGCGTTCCGGCTTGCATGTGATCCGTGTCGAGCGTTATTTTCAAGATATCTTTCTCGTCATCGAAGCAGCCAGTCAAAAAAAAGGACCTTACAATGGACGAACCTCGTACGAGGCTAAAGGATCAGTTGAATAG
- a CDS encoding TrkH family potassium uptake protein, translated as MSRFDDAFQKITAAQALVLGFAILILIGTGLLSLPIATETGEPLPVLDALFTATSAVCVTGLVVVDTGSTFSTFGESVIMALIQVGGLGFMTFGVLFALLLGKKIGIKERLIIQQSFHQIKLQGLVKLVLLVLAITLIIESVGFTLLAIRWIPEWGWGEGLYLALFHTISAFNNAGFDLFGDSLIGYVGDPIVNLTITSLFILGGIGFVVIAEVLQYRSTKRLSLHTKLVLSVTGGLIVLGTLTILAIEWTNPETLAAMPLETKLLASFFQGVTPRTAGFSTLDIADMYPATQFFIILLMFIGASPSSTGGGIKTTTFIIVLLAVWAMVRGKSDVVSFKRRVPHDQVYRALAVLVVALSLIMIVTIFLTMTEHTDLMTSLFETVSAAGTVGLSLGLTSELTPLGKLLITITMFAGRLGPMTLAFAIARRIEKENIRYPEEKPLIG; from the coding sequence GTGTCCAGATTTGATGATGCATTTCAAAAGATCACGGCTGCTCAGGCGCTTGTATTGGGTTTTGCCATCTTGATCCTTATCGGAACAGGGCTGTTATCTCTCCCTATCGCAACAGAAACCGGAGAACCTCTCCCTGTTCTCGATGCCCTGTTTACAGCCACGTCTGCCGTTTGTGTGACGGGTCTGGTCGTGGTGGATACAGGATCCACCTTTAGTACATTTGGCGAAAGTGTCATCATGGCTTTAATCCAAGTGGGCGGACTCGGTTTCATGACCTTCGGCGTCCTGTTCGCTCTTTTACTCGGTAAAAAGATAGGTATCAAAGAACGGTTAATTATCCAACAATCCTTCCATCAGATTAAACTGCAGGGGCTGGTGAAACTCGTCTTACTTGTCCTTGCCATCACCCTCATTATCGAGAGTGTCGGCTTTACCCTGTTAGCCATTCGTTGGATTCCCGAATGGGGATGGGGAGAGGGGCTTTACCTTGCTTTGTTTCACACCATCTCCGCCTTTAACAATGCAGGGTTCGATTTATTTGGTGACAGTCTGATCGGATACGTGGGGGATCCGATCGTCAACCTCACCATCACGAGCCTGTTCATCTTAGGAGGAATCGGGTTCGTGGTAATCGCGGAAGTCCTTCAATATCGATCCACCAAACGCCTCAGCCTTCATACGAAACTGGTTTTGTCGGTAACCGGTGGGTTAATCGTACTGGGGACACTCACAATCTTGGCGATCGAATGGACAAACCCAGAAACATTAGCGGCCATGCCTTTGGAAACAAAGTTGCTCGCTTCGTTTTTTCAAGGTGTTACGCCGCGAACCGCAGGGTTTAGCACGCTAGACATCGCCGACATGTATCCCGCCACTCAGTTTTTTATCATCCTGTTGATGTTTATCGGAGCTTCTCCCAGCTCCACTGGTGGTGGGATTAAGACAACCACTTTTATTATTGTGCTCTTAGCCGTGTGGGCCATGGTACGGGGCAAATCCGATGTGGTTTCATTTAAGAGGAGAGTCCCTCATGATCAAGTCTACCGGGCGTTGGCGGTCCTAGTAGTTGCCCTATCGTTAATCATGATCGTCACCATTTTTTTGACGATGACCGAACATACCGATCTAATGACCTCGCTATTTGAAACAGTATCTGCCGCCGGCACCGTCGGCTTATCCTTAGGTCTTACATCGGAACTCACCCCCTTAGGCAAACTGCTGATCACCATTACCATGTTCGCGGGACGGTTAGGTCCCATGACGCTCGCCTTTGCGATTGCTCGGCGAATAGAGAAAGAGAATATCCGCTATCCAGAAGAAAAGCCGTTGATCGGGTAG
- a CDS encoding potassium channel family protein: MNKQFAVIGLGRFGGSVAKTLHDMGYEVMAIDKDPHQVQDFSQIVTHAVEADSTDENALKALGVRNFDVVVVSIGEDIQSSIMTTLILQELGVKKVVVKARNDLHGKVLYKIGAHKVIYPERDMGVRVVHNLISPNILDYIELADDYSIIEISAGDFFAGKTLEELNIRAQFGCNVMAIKSGPHINIAPLADDTIHEGDILVVIGHNNDLKKLEEKA, from the coding sequence ATGAACAAACAATTTGCGGTCATTGGACTCGGACGATTCGGCGGCAGTGTCGCCAAGACCCTTCACGACATGGGATATGAAGTAATGGCGATCGACAAGGATCCCCATCAAGTCCAGGATTTTTCACAAATCGTCACCCACGCAGTGGAAGCGGATTCCACCGATGAAAATGCGTTAAAGGCCCTTGGGGTCCGTAATTTCGATGTCGTGGTCGTTTCCATCGGGGAGGACATTCAATCCAGTATTATGACTACGCTGATCCTCCAGGAGTTGGGTGTAAAAAAAGTAGTGGTAAAAGCACGGAACGACCTCCACGGAAAAGTCCTCTACAAAATTGGAGCCCACAAAGTGATTTATCCAGAGCGTGATATGGGGGTACGGGTCGTTCACAACCTCATCTCTCCCAACATCCTCGACTACATCGAGCTGGCAGATGATTATAGTATCATCGAAATTAGTGCCGGAGACTTTTTCGCAGGGAAAACATTGGAAGAATTAAACATTCGGGCTCAATTTGGCTGCAATGTGATGGCGATTAAAAGCGGTCCCCACATCAATATCGCTCCTTTAGCGGACGATACCATCCATGAGGGGGACATCCTCGTCGTGATCGGTCATAACAATGACCTAAAGAAGCTGGAGGAAAAAGCATAA